Proteins encoded together in one Microcaecilia unicolor chromosome 3, aMicUni1.1, whole genome shotgun sequence window:
- the LOC115466876 gene encoding zinc finger protein 398-like yields MSALVSDQDLFKDVSAYFLEADWDILEEWQKELYEKVIKEVHDIFISRGYSIVNPDVMFKIQKEDEKYFTPHFEWEGKENPDDPMKNLPIITSVISLSIKQEEDLPLMDPPKSETSEQTHPPVTSSHNVKPDILIRFEQGEFKTVPLGSEERGNLTTTGRCEELLEACDEATIKASSEVSMIQCLGLLQLD; encoded by the exons ATGTCTGCCCTGGTTTCTGATCAG GACTTGTTCAAGGACGtttctgcttatttcttggaagcgGACTGGGACATTCTGgaagaatggcagaaggagctgtacgagaaggtcatcaaggaggtTCATGACATCTTCATCTCACGag gttattcaattgttaatcctgatgttatgTTCAAGATACAAAAGGAAGACGAGAAATATTTCACTCCacattttgagtgggagggaaaagaaaacccagatGATCCCATGaaga ACCTTCCGATTATAACGTCTGTGATCTCACTCAgtattaaacaagaggaagatctccccttgATGGATCCTCCTAAATCAGAGACATCTGAACAGACTCACCCTCCTGTAACGA GCTCCCACAATGTCAAGCCTGACATTTTAATCCGATTTGAGCAAGGGGAATTCAAAACTGTACCTCTGGGatctgaggaaagaggaaatctgaCCACCACAGGCAGATGTGAGGAACTGCTggaagcatgtgatgaagctacgatTAAAGCTAGTAGTGAG GTTTCCATGATACAGTGCTTAGGCCTTTTGCAACTTGACTAG